The Vigna unguiculata cultivar IT97K-499-35 chromosome 6, ASM411807v1, whole genome shotgun sequence genome contains a region encoding:
- the LOC114186861 gene encoding light-inducible protein CPRF2 isoform X1 — translation MERVLSVDEISEQYWVAAKKESCKSKSKMNRSESEWAFQQFLQEAASPSSSSSSDVKPEKDPDINMNITLNVDSHDYQTILKTKLNLACAAVALTRGSLVKSQNPTTFPDSGSVPSEVGALKDVKGATGICFSPFLQKKGVVAVRPTMSGSSREQSEDEEAEEEINMTGNMNPTDAKRVRRMLSNRESARRSRRRKQAHLTELETQVSQLRGENSSLLKRLTDVSQRYNSASIDNRVLKADVETLRAKVKMAEETVKRISGLNPMFHAMTEMSSMEIPLFDESPSDTSAGAAVPVQEDPNHQLCQATGGANSLHRVASLEHLQKRIRGDEDSRQEQ, via the exons ATGGAAAGGGTGTTGTCAGTGGATGAAATATCGGAGCAATATTGGGTGGCGGCGAAGAAGGAATCATGCAAGTCAAAGTCAAAGATGAACCGTAGTGAATCGGAGTGGGCATTTCAGCAGTTCCTGCAGGAAGCAGCTtctccatcttcatcttcttcctccgaTGTTAAACCCGAAAAGGATCCCGACATCAACATGAACATAACACTAAATGTCGATTCCCACGATTACCAAACTATTCTTAAAACCAAGCTTAACCTCGCTTGTGCTGCTGTCGCTTTGACCCGG GGATCTCTGGTCAAATCTCAAAATCCGACCACTTTCCCTGACAGTGGATCTGTTCCTTCTGAAGTTGGAGCCTTAAAAG ATGTGAAAGGAGCAACTGGGATTTGTTTCTCACCTTTCCTGCAGAAGAAAGGCGTTGTTGCAGTGAGGCCAACAATGAGTGGATCTTCAAGAGAGCAATCAGAGGATGAGGAAGCAGAGGAAGAGATTAACATGACTGGAAACATGAATCCAACTGATGCAAAACGAGTAAGGAG GATGCTTTCTAATAGGGAGTCTGCTAGACGCTCAAGAAGAAGAAAGCAGGCTCATTTAACTGAGCTGGAGACACAG GTATCCCAATTAAGAGGTGAAAATTCTTCTTTGTTAAAGCGCTTAACTGATGTGAGCCAGAGATACAATAGTGCTTCAATTGACAACAGAGTATTGAAAGCTGATGTTGAAACGTTAAGAGCCAAG GTGAAGATGGCTGAAGAGACGGTGAAAAGAATTTCTGGGTTGAACCCAATGTTTCATGCCATGACTGAGATGTCATCAATGGAGATACCATTGTTTGATGAAAGTCCTTCTGATACATCCGCTGGTGCTGCTGTTCCTGTGCAAGAAGATCCAAATCATCAACTTTGTCAAGCCACTGGGGGAGCAAATTCCCTGCATAGAGTTGCTAGCTTGGAACATCTTCAGAAGCGGATTCGTGGTGATGAAGATTCACGACAAGAACAATAA
- the LOC114186861 gene encoding light-inducible protein CPRF2 isoform X2 — protein MERVLSVDEISEQYWVAAKKESCKSKSKMNRSESEWAFQQFLQEAASPSSSSSSDVKPEKDPDINMNITLNVDSHDYQTILKTKLNLACAAVALTRGSLVKSQNPTTFPDSGSVPSEVGALKDVKGATGICFSPFLQKKGVVAVRPTMSGSSREQSEDEEAEEEINMTGNMNPTDAKRVRRESARRSRRRKQAHLTELETQVSQLRGENSSLLKRLTDVSQRYNSASIDNRVLKADVETLRAKVKMAEETVKRISGLNPMFHAMTEMSSMEIPLFDESPSDTSAGAAVPVQEDPNHQLCQATGGANSLHRVASLEHLQKRIRGDEDSRQEQ, from the exons ATGGAAAGGGTGTTGTCAGTGGATGAAATATCGGAGCAATATTGGGTGGCGGCGAAGAAGGAATCATGCAAGTCAAAGTCAAAGATGAACCGTAGTGAATCGGAGTGGGCATTTCAGCAGTTCCTGCAGGAAGCAGCTtctccatcttcatcttcttcctccgaTGTTAAACCCGAAAAGGATCCCGACATCAACATGAACATAACACTAAATGTCGATTCCCACGATTACCAAACTATTCTTAAAACCAAGCTTAACCTCGCTTGTGCTGCTGTCGCTTTGACCCGG GGATCTCTGGTCAAATCTCAAAATCCGACCACTTTCCCTGACAGTGGATCTGTTCCTTCTGAAGTTGGAGCCTTAAAAG ATGTGAAAGGAGCAACTGGGATTTGTTTCTCACCTTTCCTGCAGAAGAAAGGCGTTGTTGCAGTGAGGCCAACAATGAGTGGATCTTCAAGAGAGCAATCAGAGGATGAGGAAGCAGAGGAAGAGATTAACATGACTGGAAACATGAATCCAACTGATGCAAAACGAGTAAGGAG GGAGTCTGCTAGACGCTCAAGAAGAAGAAAGCAGGCTCATTTAACTGAGCTGGAGACACAG GTATCCCAATTAAGAGGTGAAAATTCTTCTTTGTTAAAGCGCTTAACTGATGTGAGCCAGAGATACAATAGTGCTTCAATTGACAACAGAGTATTGAAAGCTGATGTTGAAACGTTAAGAGCCAAG GTGAAGATGGCTGAAGAGACGGTGAAAAGAATTTCTGGGTTGAACCCAATGTTTCATGCCATGACTGAGATGTCATCAATGGAGATACCATTGTTTGATGAAAGTCCTTCTGATACATCCGCTGGTGCTGCTGTTCCTGTGCAAGAAGATCCAAATCATCAACTTTGTCAAGCCACTGGGGGAGCAAATTCCCTGCATAGAGTTGCTAGCTTGGAACATCTTCAGAAGCGGATTCGTGGTGATGAAGATTCACGACAAGAACAATAA